CCCGCCCGCTGAGGCGCCCGCATCGTCTCAGGCCGTCAGCACGAGCACGAGGTCGCAGACGTTGGTGCCGGTCGGGCCGGTGCGGATCGCATCGCCGGCGGCCGCGAGCGCCGGGCCCGAGTCGTTGTCGGCAAGCGCCGCTGCGAGGTCGACGCCGGCGGCCCGCGCCCGGGCCACGGTGCTCGGATCGACCACAGCCCCGGCCGCGTCGGTCGAGCCGTCGATGCCGTCGGTGCCGGCCGCCAGGATCACAACCGGGGGGCGGCCGGAAAGCTCGAGGGCAGCCGCCAGCGCCAGCTCGTGGTTGCGGCCGCCCCTGCCCGACCCGCGGACCGTGACCGTGGTCTCGCCGCCGGCGACCAGGGCCGCCGGCCGCGGCGAGCCGGCGGCCTCGGCGAGGCGGGCCAGCCGCTCGCCCTGCGCTCGCGCCTCGCCCTCGAGCGAGGCGGCCTCGACGGTCGTCTGGTAGCCGCGACCGGCGAGGTCGGCTGCGGCGGCGTCGACCGCGGTCCGGTTGTTGGCGAGCACGTGAACGCGCGAGCGCTCCACCCAGCCGGCGGCGGCAGGGAGGTCGGCGGTGTGGCGGAGGAAGTCGACGACCGCCGCCGGGACCGTGTCGAGGAGGCCGAGGCCGGCCAGCACGCGGCAGGCGTCCGCGGCGGTGGTGGGAGACGGGACCGTGGGGCCCGAGGCGATGTCCGGGAGAGGATCGCCGAGCACGTCGGACAGCACCAGGGTGACCACCCGCGCCGGCGCGGCGGCACGGCCCAGGCCGCCGCCGCCGGCCGCCAGCAGCTGGCGCCGCACCGCGTTGAGCCGGTGAATGGTGGCGCCAGCCTTGAGCAGCAGCGTAGTCGTGGTGCGGATGTCCTCGAGGCTGAGGCCCGGCCGGGGCGCGGCGAGCAGCGCCGACGCGCCTCCGGAGAGCAGGACCACCAGCAGGTCGTCCTCGCCGAGCGACTCGGCGAGCCCGAGCAGTCGCCGGCA
The nucleotide sequence above comes from Thermoanaerobaculales bacterium. Encoded proteins:
- a CDS encoding DUF4147 domain-containing protein encodes the protein MTTPIDAMRFDALAAFRAAVAAVQPSRLIPAAVTVDGSRISIRSEALPEVGGRKVVAALGKAGPALADAWLDLLPGWADELLVLAPHGVPVSDRVAQTGEVLRGAHPSPDEQGEASCRRLLGLAESLGEDDLLVVLLSGGASALLAAPRPGLSLEDIRTTTTLLLKAGATIHRLNAVRRQLLAAGGGGLGRAAAPARVVTLVLSDVLGDPLPDIASGPTVPSPTTAADACRVLAGLGLLDTVPAAVVDFLRHTADLPAAAGWVERSRVHVLANNRTAVDAAAADLAGRGYQTTVEAASLEGEARAQGERLARLAEAAGSPRPAALVAGGETTVTVRGSGRGGRNHELALAAALELSGRPPVVILAAGTDGIDGSTDAAGAVVDPSTVARARAAGVDLAAALADNDSGPALAAAGDAIRTGPTGTNVCDLVLVLTA